In Labrys monachus, the genomic stretch GCGTGGCTTCCCACCCGTCCATGATCGGCAGGCTGAGATCCATCAGCACGATGTCCGGGCGTTCCGAATGGGTCATGGAGACGGCTTCCGCGCCATTGCCGGCGAAGAGCACCTGATGGCCGCGGCGAAGCAGGCGCCGGCTCAGCATGTCCCGATTTTCCGGATTGTCTTCCACGAGCAGAATGCGCAGCGTCATCCGTGTAACTCCCGGTTATCCACGTAATTCCTTGAGGGCGTCGAGCAGCGCGGCCCGCGCTTCCGGTCCCTTGGGAATGATCATGCCGCCCCGTTCGAGCAGGAAGCCGGATTCGTTCGCCGTCAGGTCCTTGGCCGTCATGACGAGCACCTTCACGTCCTTGAGCTTTTCGTCGCGCCGGACCCGGTCGAGCAGGGCGAAGCCGTCCATGTCGGGCATGATCAGGTCGAGCAGCATGAGGGCGGGCGGCGGATTCTGCTCGAGCCAGGCGAGCGCCTCGGCGCTGGAAGCGGCCTCGGTGACCTCGTAGCCGCTGGCAGCCAGCGCGCGCCCGGTGGCGCTGCGGTCGTCCGGATTGTCGTCGACCACGAGCACGCGGCCGTTCGTCGTGCCGGCGTGCGCGCGGACGGTGGCGATCAGCTGCCCGCGGTCGACGGGCTTGGTGAGGAACTCGGCCGCGCCGAGCGAGAGGCCGAGGGGCCGTTCGTCGAGCAGGCTGACGATCACGACCGGAATGTCGGCGAGCGCCGGATCGTTCTTGAGGGTGCCGAGCACGGTCCAGCCATCGACCTTGGGCATCATCACGTCGAGCAGGATGACCGCCGGCCGCAGCGCGCGCGCCTGTTCGATCGCTTCGGCGCCGCCGCCGGCATGCTCGACGCGATAACCCTCGCGGGCGAGCATGGTGCCGATGAGGTGATGGATCTGCGGATCGTCGTCGACCAGCAGGACGGTGGTGGCGTCCTCCGGCCCGCTCGCCGCCGCCGGCGTGGCGGATGTCGAGGCGGAGGTGGCGGCGGAGGGCACCTTCGTCTCCAGCGGCAGGGTAATGGTGAAGATGCTGCCCTTGCCGGGCGTGCTTTCCACCGTCACGTCGCCGCCGAGCAGCTTGCACAGGCGGCGGGTGATGACGAGGCCGAGGCCGGTGCCGCCATATTTGCGCGTCGTGCTGGCATCGGCCTGGGTGAAGGCCTGGAACAGGCGGCCCAGCTGTTCCTTGGTCATGCCGATGCCGGAATCGCTCAGGCGGAACACCACCTGGTCAGGCGGCAGCGAGACGTCGAGACGGACCAGCCCGCCCTCGGTGAACTTGCAGCCATTGCTCAGCAGATTGAGCAGGCTCTGCTTGAGCTTGGTGTAGTCGGTCCGCAGCATCGGCGTGTCGGCGGGTACGTTGAATTCCAGCCGGTTGCCGCGCGCCGCCGCCAGCGGCGTGACGAGCGATTGCAGCTCGTCCAGCAATTTCGGCAGGCTCACCGGCTCGAGATAGACCTCCATCCGGCCCGCCTCGATCTTGCTGAGGTCGAGAATGTCGTTGATCAGCTTCAGCAGGTGCTTGCCGGCGGACTCGATGCGCTTGAGATCCGGCAGCACCCTGTCCTGGCCGATATCCTCCATGTCCTCCTGCAGGATCTGCGCGTAGCCGATGATCGCATTGAGGGGGGTGCGCAGCTCATGGCTCATATTGGCCATGAATTCCGATTTGGTCTGGTTGGCCTGTTCGGCGAGGTCGCGCGCTTCAGCCATGGCCGTCTCCACGGCCTTGCGTTCGCTGATGTCGTAGAGCCAGTTCACCGCCGCCGTCTCGCCGTCATAATTTATCGTCTGGCGGCTGAGCAGGGCCCAGAACGTGGTCCTATCCGTCTTCACCAGATGGACCTCCTCGTCGCGCAGGCTTCCCTGGGCCTGGAACTTCGCCATCAGCCTCAGGCGCTCGGAGGGGTCGACATGGACATCTTCGTTGGAACTGGGGGCGGCGCTCTTCTCGGTGGCGCCGTAGAGCTCGTCATGCCGCACATTGGCGTAGAGGAACCTGCCGTTCTGCGCGACGATGGCGACGGCGGTGGGGCTGCTGTCCAGCAGGCGCCGGGCCTGGTCGGCGAGGCTCTGGCTGGAGAGAAGGTAGCTCAAGGCGAGGGAAAAGCCGGCCGCGAGTATCGTGGTCATGATGACCGCGCCCTGGGCGGTATTGGCCGACTTCAGGAATTCCTCTCTCTTCACGCCGACATAGAGGACCCCGACCACCGCTCCCGAGGAATCGAGGATGGGATCGTAGGCGGTCATATAGGGTTCGCCGAGGATATCGGCCTCGCCGCGAAAGGGCTTCTTGTCCTTGAAGACGGCATCATGGACGGGGCCCTGGGCGAGGGTCGTGCCCACGGCCCGATGGCCCTCCGTCATCACATTGGTGGAGACGCGCGTGTCTCCCATGAAGATCGTGGCGGTGCCTCCGACGAGATCCTTGATCTTGTCGACGACCTCGAAATTGTCGTTGAGGGAAAAATCCCCCGCCTTGAGCTTGCCGTTGTCGACGGAGAACGTCTTGCCCTTGGCGGACACGACCTCCCAGGCCACCCGCATGTTGGAATTCACCCGCTCCAGGGCGGAATCCTTGGCGATGTTGTCCAGCAGGATCGAGGTGATCACGGTGACGATGATGCCGAGCACCACGACGCCGAGGAGCGTCAGCAATATGCTTCTCGTCAGGGGACTGGCTTTGACCATCGGCATCTTCGGAAATCTTCCTGAGCGAGTTATGGGAGAACGGCGTGGAAGCGAAGGAGGAGGGCGGCGACGTCGTCCGAGGGGGGGCCCCCCGCTTCATGCGCGCGCACGGTCGAGACGAGGGAGGCCAGCGAGGCCGGCGGCGCGGCGAGCCAGGCTTCCACCCCGTGCTCCCCGAACAGGACGTCGTTCGGTGCCGCCGCCTCGGTGACGCCGTCGCTCAGGACGAGCAGGGCGTCGCCCGGGTGCAGGCGGCCCTCGCCCGCCTTGTACTCCGCGATGTCGATCACCCCGAGCGGCAGGCCTCCGGCGACGTCCAGCCGCTCGATCGTGCCGTC encodes the following:
- a CDS encoding response regulator, translated to MTLRILLVEDNPENRDMLSRRLLRRGHQVLFAGNGAEAVSMTHSERPDIVLMDLSLPIMDGWEATRRLKNDAATQAIPIIALTAHAMAGDRARAMEAGADDYDTKPVDLESLMGKIAALTGA
- a CDS encoding response regulator; its protein translation is MPMVKASPLTRSILLTLLGVVVLGIIVTVITSILLDNIAKDSALERVNSNMRVAWEVVSAKGKTFSVDNGKLKAGDFSLNDNFEVVDKIKDLVGGTATIFMGDTRVSTNVMTEGHRAVGTTLAQGPVHDAVFKDKKPFRGEADILGEPYMTAYDPILDSSGAVVGVLYVGVKREEFLKSANTAQGAVIMTTILAAGFSLALSYLLSSQSLADQARRLLDSSPTAVAIVAQNGRFLYANVRHDELYGATEKSAAPSSNEDVHVDPSERLRLMAKFQAQGSLRDEEVHLVKTDRTTFWALLSRQTINYDGETAAVNWLYDISERKAVETAMAEARDLAEQANQTKSEFMANMSHELRTPLNAIIGYAQILQEDMEDIGQDRVLPDLKRIESAGKHLLKLINDILDLSKIEAGRMEVYLEPVSLPKLLDELQSLVTPLAAARGNRLEFNVPADTPMLRTDYTKLKQSLLNLLSNGCKFTEGGLVRLDVSLPPDQVVFRLSDSGIGMTKEQLGRLFQAFTQADASTTRKYGGTGLGLVITRRLCKLLGGDVTVESTPGKGSIFTITLPLETKVPSAATSASTSATPAAASGPEDATTVLLVDDDPQIHHLIGTMLAREGYRVEHAGGGAEAIEQARALRPAVILLDVMMPKVDGWTVLGTLKNDPALADIPVVIVSLLDERPLGLSLGAAEFLTKPVDRGQLIATVRAHAGTTNGRVLVVDDNPDDRSATGRALAASGYEVTEAASSAEALAWLEQNPPPALMLLDLIMPDMDGFALLDRVRRDEKLKDVKVLVMTAKDLTANESGFLLERGGMIIPKGPEARAALLDALKELRG